A section of the Humulus lupulus chromosome 2, drHumLupu1.1, whole genome shotgun sequence genome encodes:
- the LOC133814451 gene encoding protein FAR1-RELATED SEQUENCE 5-like — MKKDLYNWIGRQRRQEAEEGETDAEGALGYLECLGLRDPDFYETHTIDKDFRLADLFWADGNCRRDYNLFGEIMAFDTTYRKNAYNKPLLIFVGVNHHFRTIVFAVALLYDETEETYIWVLQEFLECMKNKAPHVIVTDGDHAMANAIKEVMPQSVHRLCAWHLQANLTSNAPHPLFKAKFNELLYQYCTEEQFEDTWNNMVSEFHLQESRWAKTTYANRKSWAECFLRGNFFAGLTTTQRSESINSYLSHFLTSKLKLRDLVSQVDAAIQNIRHTEREDDFISNHTSPSIPTNVLHQYYQQVASILTRTMYEKVAEQISSALSYSVDSADVTVDSRSYYLTRFPKGLVLSQVNYDTDHGHINCTCMLFESDGIPCRHIFAVMKHLNIPCIPDFLFKARWRKDAKSSVELNGFPHSWVPADVLVCTRWGSLTSWFNAMGYFATKQNDTYEEAMNEMSRLEEKFKSMCFQFCNQSGDANIEQNENHSHPSNRVIRDPALIRTKGREPNKKSKGKEKEHDNKVANKRRCRNCNELGHNRETCKVQPQIQMTQQFQPFSKFSSTEASVCCGFIQPGESNDDGNNDTSTPW; from the coding sequence ATGAAAAAGGATCTTTATAATTGGATTGGTCGCCAAAGACGACAGGAAGCAGAAGAAGGGGAAACAGACGCTGAAGGTGCACTCGGTTACCTAGAATGTCTCGGTTTGCGTGACCCTGATTTCTATGAAACACACACAATTGACAAGGACTTCAGATTGGCAGACTTGTTCTGGGCCGATGGAAATTGTCGTAGAGATTACAATTTGTTCGGCGAAATCATGGCTTTTGACACGACATATAGGAAAAATGCATACAACAAACCATTACTAATCTTCGTCGGGGTGAACCATCATTTCAGAACAATTGTTTTTGCAGTTGCATTGTTATACGATGAGACGGAGGAGACATACATATGGGTTTTACAAGAATTCTTAGAGTGCATGAAAAACAAGGCACCGCATGTTATTGTCACCGACGGAGACCACGCTATGGCAAACGCAATAAAGGAAGTCATGCCGCAGTCAGTCCACCGTTTGTGTGCGTGGCACCTTCAGGCCAACTTAACCAGCAATGCACCTCACCCACTTTTCAAGGCAAAATTCAACGAGCTCCTTTATCAATATTGTACCGAGGAACAGTTTGAGGATACTTGGAACAATATGGTCTCAGAATTCCATCTTCAAGAAAGTCGCTGGGCAAAAACAACTTACGCCAACCGTAAAAGTTGGGCTGAGTGTTTCCTTCGGGGAAACTTCTTCGCGGGTCTTACAACCACCCAAAGGTCCGAGTCAATCAATTCCTACCTATCGCACTTCCTAACGAGCAAACTTAAGCTTAGGGATCTTGTCAGCCAAGTTGATGCAGCCATACAGAACATTCGCCACACCGAAAGGGAGGATGACTTCATCAGTAACCACACTTCGCCCAGTATACCAACAAACGTCCTCCACCAGTACTACCAACAAGTTGCCTCCATTCTTACCAGGACCATGTACGAAAAGGTGGCAGAGCAAATCAGTAGTGCTCTTTCATACTCAGTTGACTCTGCAGATGTAACAGTTGACAGTCGGTCGTACTACTTGACACGTTTCCCAAAAGGACTAGTACTGAGTCAAGTGAACTACGACACTGACCATGGACACATCAATTGTACATGTATGCTGTTCGAGTCCGATGGAATTCCATGTCGTCATATATTCGCTGTTATGAAGCACTTGAACATACCTTGCATTCCAGACTTTCTGTTTAAGGCTAGATGGAGGAAGGATGCTAAGAGCTCGGTTGAATTGAATGGTTTCCCCCATTCTTGGGTGCCCGCTGATGTGTTGGTATGTACAAGATGGGGATCATTAACATCATGGTTCAATGCAATGGGATACTTTGCGACCAAGCAAAACGACACTTACGAAGAGGCCATGAATGAGATGTCTCGGTTGGAGGAGAAATTTAAGTCAATGTGCTTCCAATTTTGTAATCAATCCGGTGACGCAAACATTGAGCAAAATGAGAACCACTCCCACCCATCTAACAGAGTGATCCGAGATCCAGCTTTAATTCGGACTAAGGGGAGGGAACCTAATAAAAAGTCAAAAGGAAAGGAGAAGGAGCATGATAACAAGGTGGCTAACAAGAGAAGATGCAGAAACTGCAACGAGTTAGGGCACAACAGGGAAACTTGCAAAGTTCAACCTCAAATTCAAATGACTCAACAATTTCAAccattttctaaattttcttccaCAGAAGCAAGTGTATGTTGTGGCTTCATCCAGCCTGGAGAAAGCAATGACGATGGCAATAATGACACATCTACACCATGGTAA